In one Brassica oleracea var. oleracea cultivar TO1000 chromosome C9, BOL, whole genome shotgun sequence genomic region, the following are encoded:
- the LOC106316639 gene encoding uncharacterized protein LOC106316639 has protein sequence MLLGKFGPSKGVPLTTLQQQLDLCTVVVYLSLWDKVAATFRGLLSSGNKTQSVNPKIIEEHSCHRRVHKQFGRCSSRGIPCIDTMEGIKKKELVSIGDLNTFISNSSDQLQRNQMEKEKKTKNTLAATKKKPSLNLCPPSNT, from the exons ATGTTGTTGGGCAAATTTGGTCCGTCCAAGGGTGTGCCCTTAACAACGCTGCAGCAACAGCTCGATTTGTG TACGGTGGTTGTTTACTTGTCCTTATGGGACAAAGTTGCAGCAACGTTCAGGGGTCTTCTAAGCTCTGGCAATAAAACCCAATCTGTCAATCCTAAAATTATTGAG GAACATTCCTGCCATCGAAGAGTTCACAAGCAG TTTGGGAGGTGCAGCAGCAGAGGTATTCCATGTATTGATACCATGGAAGGGATCAAAAAGAAAGAGCTTGTGTCAATTGGAGATTTAAACACGTTCATCTCCAACTCTAGCGATCAG CTGCAGAGAAACCAAATGGAGAAAGAGAAGAAAACAAAAAACACTTTAGCAGCAACTAAAAAAAAACCTTCGCTTAATCTATGCCCTCCAAGCAACACATGA